One stretch of Streptomyces hygroscopicus DNA includes these proteins:
- a CDS encoding regulator, which yields MGELHPLGENLPEECRAFAVELRKLFLGLGISVRRYAVRRHRDPSTISRFLSGTRIPPWEFVFDLFTDLAARRGVAPTPAAIQLVRELHRAAVRTSRSPGHAMEILQIQLADADRDARVSMAHQDVLGEALLDRKHRIADLEVRLNQAEAAWATERARADALERELPDRKELIKERDLLRQEVGRLTEELEDVRLRGRLAEERCLVLERQLAMVESQPPAAVPQPEDEPAVPEGPAAPKRGTGPRPKILVVDDQQNNLLAMEAVLATLDQELVTATSGQEALKALLDHDDFAVILLDVQMPEMDGYETAAHIKRRSRNRDIPIIFLTAMGADPENASRGYAAGAVDYMAKPFDPWALRAKVSVFTEIFLERRQRRSQGEDPAG from the coding sequence GAGTGCCGGGCCTTCGCTGTGGAGCTGAGGAAGCTGTTCCTGGGGCTGGGGATCTCGGTGCGCAGATACGCCGTGCGCAGACACCGGGATCCGAGCACCATCTCGCGGTTTCTGAGCGGCACCCGCATCCCGCCGTGGGAGTTCGTCTTCGATCTGTTCACCGATCTCGCGGCGCGGCGGGGCGTCGCTCCCACCCCCGCCGCCATCCAACTGGTGCGGGAGCTGCACCGGGCCGCGGTCCGCACCAGCCGCTCCCCCGGGCATGCCATGGAGATCCTGCAGATCCAGCTGGCCGACGCCGACCGGGACGCGCGGGTGTCCATGGCGCACCAGGACGTGCTGGGCGAGGCGCTGCTGGACCGCAAGCACCGCATCGCCGATCTCGAGGTGCGGCTGAACCAGGCCGAGGCGGCATGGGCGACGGAGCGCGCCCGGGCGGACGCGCTGGAGCGGGAGCTCCCGGACCGGAAGGAGCTGATCAAGGAGCGGGATCTGCTCCGGCAGGAGGTGGGGCGGCTCACCGAGGAGCTGGAAGACGTGCGGCTGCGGGGCCGGCTGGCGGAGGAGCGCTGCCTGGTCCTGGAGCGCCAGCTGGCCATGGTGGAGTCCCAGCCCCCGGCCGCGGTGCCGCAGCCGGAGGACGAGCCCGCGGTCCCGGAGGGACCGGCGGCGCCCAAGCGGGGCACCGGGCCGCGGCCGAAGATCCTCGTGGTGGACGACCAGCAGAACAATCTGCTGGCCATGGAGGCCGTGCTGGCCACGCTCGACCAGGAGCTGGTGACCGCGACCTCCGGTCAGGAGGCCCTCAAGGCGCTGCTCGACCATGACGACTTCGCGGTGATCCTGCTGGATGTGCAGATGCCCGAGATGGACGGCTATGAGACGGCGGCCCACATCAAGCGGCGTTCCCGTAACCGCGACATCCCGATCATCTTCCTCACGGCGATGGGCGCCGATCCCGAGAACGCCTCGCGGGGCTATGCGGCCGGTGCGGTGGACTACATGGCCAAGCCGTTCGACCCCTGGGCGCTGCGGGCCAAGGTCTCGGTCTTCACCGAGATCTTCCTGGAGCGCCGGCAGCGCCGTTCCCAGGGGGAGGACCCGGCGGGCTGA
- a CDS encoding regulatory protein, with protein MTRIDSVRAATGTAKGSVLHAAEAVAPYAGTAKDTASRYAHEARVRLAPKVSTAAHQARCTAGAQYHAHIEPRLNQARGTLPPKVDQAATRAAKRTRKAARHAADYTGPRMEQAMAGVRAAAGPAREEAAVRTAAAIAALRTHVTAAEIEKLARKHRRRARAARVAKRAAFIGLVGAGVFAAWKWWDKQANPDWLVEPPAATEVGDRERLSAVDGSDQSALDPEVQAKQAEAEARRDDER; from the coding sequence GTGACCCGCATTGACAGCGTGCGAGCCGCGACCGGCACAGCCAAGGGCAGCGTCCTGCACGCCGCGGAGGCGGTGGCGCCCTACGCCGGCACGGCCAAGGACACCGCATCGCGCTACGCGCACGAGGCCCGCGTACGGCTGGCGCCGAAGGTGTCGACCGCTGCGCACCAGGCCCGGTGCACGGCCGGTGCCCAGTACCACGCCCATATCGAGCCCAGGCTCAACCAGGCCCGCGGCACCCTGCCGCCGAAGGTGGACCAGGCCGCCACCCGGGCCGCCAAGCGCACCCGTAAGGCAGCCCGCCACGCCGCCGACTACACCGGTCCGCGGATGGAGCAGGCGATGGCCGGGGTGCGCGCCGCCGCCGGACCGGCGCGCGAGGAGGCCGCCGTCCGTACGGCCGCGGCCATCGCGGCGCTGCGCACCCATGTGACGGCCGCGGAGATCGAGAAGCTGGCCAGGAAGCACCGCCGCCGGGCCCGGGCCGCCCGTGTCGCCAAGCGTGCGGCCTTCATCGGACTGGTCGGCGCGGGCGTCTTCGCCGCGTGGAAGTGGTGGGACAAGCAGGCCAACCCCGACTGGCTGGTCGAGCCCCCGGCGGCGACCGAGGTGGGCGACCGCGAGCGGCTTTCGGCGGTGGACGGCAGCGACCAGAGCGCCCTCGACCCCGAAGTGCAGGCCAAGCAGGCCGAGGCCGAGGCCCGCAGGGACGACGAGCGCTGA
- a CDS encoding peptidyl-prolyl cis-trans isomerase — translation MAEQLYATLKTNNGDIVVRLLPNHAPKTVKNFVELAEGTREWTHPATGKKAKEKLYDGTVFHRVISGFMIQGGDPLGNGTGGPGYEFGDEFHPDLAFNKPYLLAMANAGPGTNGSQFFVTVSPTAWLTGKHTIFGEVADEASKKVIDAIAGTATNPRTDRPLQDVVIESVVVETREG, via the coding sequence GTGGCCGAGCAGCTTTACGCCACCCTGAAGACGAACAATGGCGACATCGTGGTCCGGCTGCTGCCGAACCACGCCCCCAAGACGGTCAAGAACTTTGTCGAACTGGCCGAAGGCACTCGCGAGTGGACGCACCCGGCCACTGGCAAGAAGGCCAAGGAGAAGCTCTACGACGGCACCGTTTTCCACCGGGTGATCAGCGGCTTCATGATCCAGGGCGGGGACCCGCTGGGTAACGGGACCGGTGGTCCCGGCTATGAGTTCGGTGACGAGTTCCACCCGGACCTGGCCTTCAACAAGCCGTACCTGCTGGCCATGGCCAACGCCGGCCCGGGCACCAACGGCTCGCAGTTCTTCGTCACGGTCTCCCCGACCGCATGGCTGACCGGTAAGCACACCATCTTCGGCGAGGTCGCCGACGAGGCCAGCAAGAAGGTCATCGACGCGATCGCGGGCACCGCGACCAACCCGCGCACCGACCGTCCGCTCCAGGACGTCGTCATCGAGTCGGTCGTCGTGGAGACCCGCGAGGGCTGA
- a CDS encoding rhomboid family protein, with translation MEDQAVCCYRHPQRETGISCTRCERPICPECMISASVGFHCPECVSGRVPAGAGASAAGPPPRAAQPRTMAGGTITSDPRLITKILVAINIAVWLAALSAGDRLVNDLDLVGRAYDPGATQIVGVAEGQWWRLVTSVFLHQQLIHIAFNMLSLWWIGGPLEAALGRVRFIVLYILSGLGGSALSYLLAAQNQPSLGASGAIFGLLGATAVLMRRLNYDMRPVIALLALNLLFTFTWSGIAWQAHVGGLVAGTVVAYGMVHAPREKRALVQRGTCALVLLAIIAMVWIRTIQLTG, from the coding sequence ATGGAGGACCAGGCGGTCTGTTGCTATCGGCACCCCCAGCGGGAGACCGGCATCAGCTGCACCCGCTGTGAGCGCCCGATCTGCCCCGAGTGCATGATCAGTGCCTCTGTGGGGTTCCACTGCCCTGAGTGCGTCAGCGGACGGGTGCCCGCCGGGGCCGGGGCCTCGGCCGCCGGTCCCCCGCCGCGTGCCGCCCAGCCGCGAACCATGGCCGGCGGCACGATCACCTCGGACCCCCGGCTGATCACCAAGATCCTGGTCGCCATCAACATCGCGGTATGGCTCGCGGCGCTGTCCGCGGGCGACCGGCTGGTGAACGATCTCGACCTGGTCGGGCGGGCCTACGACCCCGGCGCGACGCAGATCGTCGGAGTCGCCGAGGGCCAGTGGTGGCGGCTGGTCACCTCGGTCTTCCTCCACCAGCAGCTCATCCACATCGCCTTCAACATGCTCTCGCTGTGGTGGATCGGCGGGCCGCTGGAGGCCGCGCTCGGCCGCGTGCGCTTCATCGTGCTCTACATACTGTCGGGGCTGGGCGGCAGTGCGCTGTCCTATCTCCTCGCCGCGCAGAACCAGCCGTCGCTGGGCGCCTCCGGCGCGATCTTCGGCCTGCTCGGCGCCACCGCCGTGCTGATGCGCCGGCTGAACTACGACATGCGGCCGGTCATCGCGCTGCTGGCGCTGAATCTGCTCTTCACCTTCACCTGGTCCGGAATCGCCTGGCAGGCCCATGTCGGCGGCCTGGTCGCGGGCACGGTGGTGGCGTACGGAATGGTGCACGCGCCCCGCGAGAAGCGGGCGCTGGTGCAGCGTGGGACCTGCGCCCTGGTGCTGCTCGCGATCATCGCGATGGTGTGGATCCGGACGATCCAGCTCACCGGCTGA
- a CDS encoding membrane protein yields the protein MPKSRIRKKDDFTPPPAKQAASINLNSGRRWVAPLMLAMFLIGLAWIVIFYVTTGDMPVESLGNWNIVVGFGFIAAGFVVSTQWK from the coding sequence GTGCCGAAGTCACGGATCCGCAAGAAGGACGACTTCACGCCGCCGCCGGCGAAGCAGGCAGCCAGCATCAACTTGAACAGCGGCCGCCGGTGGGTGGCACCACTGATGCTTGCCATGTTCCTGATCGGCCTCGCGTGGATCGTCATCTTCTACGTGACCACGGGCGATATGCCGGTCGAGTCGCTCGGCAACTGGAACATCGTGGTTGGCTTCGGCTTCATCGCCGCGGGGTTCGTCGTCTCCACCCAGTGGAAGTGA
- a CDS encoding membrane protein: MSNSADSPTPASRRPRFRPVRLLTGAVFALAGVIFWTSFNTAQGTNIRSDESMLRLSDLIQERSRKNGTLDDSTGKIRSEVDALARRDNGSTQAERRKLAELEKTAGTRKLSGAGLTVTLTDAPPNATPQIPGVPDPQPNDLVIHQQDLQAVVNALWQGGAKGIKVMDQRLISTSAVRCVGNTLILQGQVYSPPYKVTAVGDRGKLSAALTASPAIQNYRSYVDAYGLGWKVDQHDTVTLPGYSGTVELHQAQPIG, encoded by the coding sequence TTGAGCAATTCCGCTGACTCCCCCACCCCGGCGTCCCGCCGCCCCCGGTTCCGGCCCGTGCGACTGTTGACCGGCGCGGTCTTCGCGCTGGCCGGAGTCATCTTCTGGACCAGTTTCAACACGGCTCAGGGCACCAACATCCGCAGCGATGAATCGATGCTGCGGCTCTCCGATCTCATCCAGGAACGCAGCCGTAAGAACGGCACCCTGGACGACAGCACCGGCAAAATACGCTCCGAGGTCGACGCCCTCGCCCGGCGGGACAACGGCAGCACCCAGGCCGAGCGCCGCAAGCTGGCCGAGCTGGAGAAGACCGCCGGCACCAGGAAACTCTCCGGAGCCGGCCTTACGGTCACCCTCACCGACGCCCCGCCGAACGCCACCCCGCAGATCCCCGGCGTCCCGGATCCCCAGCCCAACGATCTCGTCATCCACCAGCAGGACCTGCAGGCCGTGGTCAACGCGCTGTGGCAGGGCGGCGCCAAGGGGATCAAGGTCATGGACCAGCGGCTGATCTCCACCAGCGCGGTGCGCTGCGTCGGCAACACCCTGATCCTGCAGGGCCAGGTCTACTCACCGCCCTACAAGGTCACCGCCGTGGGTGACCGGGGCAAGCTGAGCGCCGCCCTCACCGCCTCGCCCGCGATCCAGAACTACCGCAGCTATGTCGACGCGTACGGCCTCGGCTGGAAAGTCGACCAGCACGACACGGTGACTCTTCCCGGCTACTCCGGCACAGTGGAGCTGCACCAGGCACAGCCCATCGGATAG
- a CDS encoding sortase, whose amino-acid sequence MRTRLIVRTLSEICVTVGALIILLVVYVLYWTSVRADRAMDGEIDHLQDRWATGTVTAGAEPSSEPRRYESGGSFAIMYIPRFGAGWAKPVLEGTATGTLKKGLGHYSRTARLGALGNFAVAGHRRTYGDPFKDFPALRPGDAVVLTDGTTWFTYRVDRRPYRTLPTDTGVIDPVPRASGFRRPGRYLTLTTCEPEWGHSHRLITWAHLDATQSVAQGKPKALYS is encoded by the coding sequence ATGAGAACGCGGCTGATCGTCAGGACGCTCAGTGAGATCTGCGTCACCGTCGGAGCCCTGATCATCCTTTTGGTGGTCTACGTCCTGTACTGGACCTCGGTGCGGGCCGACCGCGCCATGGACGGCGAGATCGATCACCTCCAGGACCGATGGGCCACCGGCACGGTCACCGCCGGCGCCGAGCCCTCGTCCGAGCCCCGCCGCTACGAGTCCGGCGGCTCCTTCGCGATCATGTACATCCCGCGCTTCGGCGCCGGGTGGGCCAAGCCCGTCCTCGAGGGCACCGCGACCGGCACCCTGAAGAAGGGGCTCGGCCACTACTCCCGCACCGCCCGCCTCGGCGCCCTCGGCAACTTCGCCGTCGCCGGGCACCGCCGCACCTACGGCGACCCCTTCAAGGACTTCCCCGCGCTGCGTCCCGGTGACGCGGTGGTGCTGACCGACGGCACCACCTGGTTCACCTATCGCGTCGACCGGCGGCCCTACCGCACCCTGCCGACCGACACCGGGGTGATCGATCCGGTGCCGCGCGCGTCCGGTTTCCGGCGCCCCGGGCGCTATCTCACGCTGACGACCTGTGAGCCGGAGTGGGGCCACAGCCACCGCCTGATCACCTGGGCGCACCTCGACGCGACCCAATCGGTTGCCCAAGGCAAGCCCAAGGCTTTGTACAGCTGA
- a CDS encoding membrane protein, translating to MYGWIWRHLPGNAWMRALISLVLVLAIVFVLFQYVFPWAEPLLPFNDVTVDEGMAGPR from the coding sequence ATGTACGGCTGGATCTGGCGGCATCTGCCGGGTAACGCATGGATGCGGGCGCTGATTTCGCTCGTGCTGGTGCTGGCGATCGTCTTCGTGCTCTTCCAGTACGTCTTCCCCTGGGCGGAGCCCCTGCTGCCGTTCAATGACGTGACGGTCGACGAGGGAATGGCGGGTCCGCGATGA
- a CDS encoding para-aminobenzoate synthase translates to MSARILVVDNYDSFVFNLVQYLYQLGAECEVVRNDEVSLAHAQDGFDGVLLSPGPGTPEEAGVCVDMVRHCASTGVPVFGVCLGMQSMAVAYGGVVGRAPELLHGKTSLVTHEGAGVFSGLPTPFTATRYHSLAVERGTVPPELEITAWTETGIAMGLRHRELRVEGVQFHPESVLTEWGHLMLANWLVECGDTDAVGRSAGLAPVVGAVGGKAGE, encoded by the coding sequence ATGAGCGCGCGCATCCTGGTCGTCGACAACTACGACAGCTTCGTCTTCAACCTCGTCCAGTACCTCTACCAGCTCGGCGCCGAGTGCGAGGTGGTGCGCAACGACGAGGTCTCCCTCGCCCACGCCCAGGACGGCTTCGACGGAGTCCTGCTGTCCCCCGGGCCCGGCACCCCGGAGGAGGCTGGGGTCTGCGTCGACATGGTGCGGCACTGCGCGAGCACCGGCGTACCGGTGTTCGGCGTCTGCCTGGGGATGCAGTCCATGGCCGTCGCCTACGGCGGCGTCGTCGGGCGGGCCCCGGAGCTGCTGCACGGCAAGACCTCGCTGGTGACCCATGAGGGCGCCGGCGTCTTCAGCGGACTGCCCACGCCCTTCACCGCCACCCGCTACCACTCGCTGGCCGTGGAACGGGGGACGGTGCCCCCGGAGTTGGAGATCACGGCCTGGACGGAGACCGGCATCGCCATGGGGCTGCGCCACCGTGAACTGCGGGTCGAGGGCGTCCAGTTCCACCCCGAGTCGGTCCTCACCGAATGGGGCCATCTGATGCTCGCCAACTGGCTGGTGGAGTGCGGGGACACGGATGCCGTGGGGCGGTCCGCGGGGCTCGCCCCGGTGGTCGGGGCGGTCGGCGGTAAGGCCGGCGAGTGA
- a CDS encoding sortase codes for MTGPRPEREGAGHGAREPAPYAPYGSHEQHDAQGAHGGRDALGAHAGPDTFAAAAEGLRDPLADPLPDSAPAGPTGRAMGTASLSVPPPTGRRRRAGPAPAGPEEAAEAAGPPTGRRRARAAPSGSSGPSGSAHAAQTPVRAPGTPSRSSEPSARVPEAAETAVLPPVTPRGDDETVALRAVEAAPADQTMALRKVEPDRDSGAEPPPGGRAARRKAAQGAGKRAGRHGSRARRGTAEAGATGPTEGAGSAGGAPPRTRMEAKRAARARKDSPGVVASRVVGELFITLGVVMLLFVTYQLWWTNIRAHQQANGAANNLQKKWDENGGDDRNPGTFSPGQGFAIIYIPKLDVKAPIAEGIDKHKVLDRGMVGHYGKSPLKTAMPWDKKGNFALAGHRNTHGEPFRYINRLKPGDEIVVETQSRYYTYAMSSILPQTSPSNTGVIKPVPPGSGFTEPGRYITLTTCTPEFTSTYRMILWGKMVEERPRSKGKPDALVE; via the coding sequence GTGACCGGACCGCGCCCTGAGCGCGAGGGCGCCGGTCACGGCGCCCGGGAGCCCGCCCCGTACGCGCCGTACGGGTCTCATGAGCAGCACGACGCCCAGGGCGCGCATGGGGGCCGCGACGCCCTTGGCGCGCATGCGGGTCCGGACACGTTCGCGGCGGCCGCGGAGGGTCTTCGGGACCCTCTGGCCGACCCGCTGCCGGACTCCGCCCCGGCCGGGCCCACAGGGCGCGCCATGGGCACCGCGTCGCTCTCCGTGCCGCCGCCCACCGGCCGTCGACGGCGCGCCGGCCCGGCCCCCGCCGGGCCGGAGGAGGCCGCTGAGGCGGCCGGGCCGCCCACGGGGCGCCGACGCGCCCGCGCGGCCCCCTCAGGGTCCTCGGGGCCCTCAGGGTCCGCACACGCCGCTCAGACGCCCGTACGGGCCCCGGGGACGCCCTCACGTTCCTCCGAACCGTCCGCACGCGTCCCGGAGGCCGCGGAGACGGCCGTCCTGCCCCCGGTGACACCCCGGGGCGACGACGAGACGGTCGCTCTGCGCGCTGTGGAGGCGGCGCCCGCCGACCAGACCATGGCGCTGCGCAAGGTCGAACCGGACCGGGACAGCGGTGCCGAGCCCCCGCCCGGCGGCCGGGCCGCCCGCCGTAAGGCCGCCCAGGGGGCCGGGAAGCGCGCCGGACGGCATGGCTCCCGCGCCCGGCGCGGCACGGCCGAGGCGGGCGCCACAGGGCCCACGGAGGGCGCGGGGAGCGCCGGGGGCGCCCCGCCCCGCACCCGTATGGAGGCCAAGCGCGCCGCGCGGGCCCGTAAGGACAGCCCCGGGGTGGTGGCGAGCCGGGTGGTCGGCGAGCTGTTCATCACGCTCGGCGTGGTGATGCTGCTCTTCGTCACCTATCAGCTGTGGTGGACGAACATCCGTGCCCATCAGCAGGCCAACGGCGCCGCGAACAACCTGCAGAAGAAGTGGGACGAGAACGGCGGCGACGACCGGAACCCGGGCACCTTCTCCCCCGGGCAGGGGTTCGCGATCATCTATATCCCCAAGCTGGATGTGAAGGCCCCGATCGCGGAGGGCATCGACAAGCACAAGGTCCTCGACCGCGGCATGGTCGGCCACTACGGCAAGAGTCCGCTGAAGACCGCCATGCCGTGGGACAAGAAGGGCAACTTCGCGCTCGCCGGGCACCGCAACACCCATGGCGAGCCGTTCCGCTACATCAACCGCCTCAAGCCCGGTGACGAGATCGTCGTCGAGACGCAGAGCCGGTACTACACCTATGCGATGAGCAGCATCCTGCCGCAGACGTCGCCGTCCAACACCGGCGTCATCAAGCCGGTGCCGCCCGGCTCCGGCTTCACCGAGCCGGGCCGGTACATCACGCTGACCACCTGCACCCCCGAATTCACCAGCACCTACCGGATGATCCTCTGGGGCAAGATGGTCGAGGAGCGGCCGCGTAGCAAGGGAAAGCCGGACGCTCTGGTCGAATGA
- a CDS encoding membrane protein, with translation MARTDHDERQDRHPGPPATPSRRPGRGWVAAAIAVFGELLITAGLILALFVVYSLWWTNVLADREAKKQGDRVRKHWSQQGPGRLDTKNGIGFLHVPSMHNGEVLVKKGTSTETLNDGVAGYYTQPVKSAMPWDKKGNFSLAAHRDGHGAKFHNIDKVHDGDAVVFETRDTWYVYKVYATLPETSKYNVDVLSAVPKESGRKRPGRYITLSTCTPVYTSRHRYIVWGELERTEKVDADRTPPKELR, from the coding sequence GTGGCACGGACCGACCACGACGAGCGGCAGGACCGGCACCCCGGCCCGCCCGCAACGCCCAGCCGTCGTCCCGGCCGTGGGTGGGTAGCCGCGGCCATAGCGGTCTTCGGCGAGCTGCTGATCACCGCGGGGCTGATTCTCGCCCTGTTCGTCGTCTACTCGCTGTGGTGGACCAACGTCCTGGCCGACCGTGAGGCGAAGAAGCAGGGCGACCGGGTGCGCAAGCACTGGTCGCAGCAGGGGCCGGGCAGGCTGGACACCAAGAACGGCATCGGCTTCCTGCACGTACCGTCCATGCACAACGGCGAGGTGCTGGTCAAGAAGGGCACCAGCACCGAGACCCTCAACGACGGCGTGGCGGGTTACTACACCCAGCCGGTCAAGTCCGCGATGCCGTGGGACAAAAAGGGCAACTTCAGCCTGGCCGCGCACCGGGACGGGCACGGCGCGAAGTTCCACAACATCGACAAGGTCCACGACGGCGACGCGGTGGTCTTCGAGACCCGCGACACCTGGTACGTCTACAAGGTCTACGCGACGCTGCCGGAGACCTCGAAGTACAACGTGGACGTGCTGAGCGCGGTCCCGAAGGAGTCGGGCAGGAAGCGGCCGGGCCGCTACATCACGCTCTCGACCTGCACCCCCGTCTACACCTCCCGCCACCGCTACATCGTCTGGGGCGAACTGGAGCGCACCGAGAAGGTCGACGCGGACCGCACGCCCCCCAAGGAACTGCGCTGA